A single region of the Triticum dicoccoides isolate Atlit2015 ecotype Zavitan chromosome 2B, WEW_v2.0, whole genome shotgun sequence genome encodes:
- the LOC119362583 gene encoding phosducin-like protein 3 isoform X1 gives MADYHFVYKDVEGATTQWDDIQRKLGNLPEKPEPFKPPPFAPRVDADEQPKSKEWLDARDPDELEELEDELDDDRFLEQYRRMRLAELKEAAKTARFGTVQPITGSDFVREVSQAPPDVWVVVFLYKDAIPECGLLETCLEELATKYAETKFVKIISTDCIPNYPDRNVPTILVYNNSAVKGTYVGLQKFGGKKCTPESVALALCHLDPVLNDGQGGGDSSRNNVMEGVRRKFIEKVVSQLETREDEDDSD, from the exons ATGGCGGACTACCACTTCGTGTACAAGGACGTGGAGGGGGCGACCACGCAGTGGGACGACATCCAGCGCAAACTCGGGAACCTGCCCGAGAAGCCGGAGCCCTTCAAGCCGCCGCCCTTCGCCCCCAGGGTCGACGCCGACGAGCAGCCCAAGTCCAAGGAGTGGCTCGACGCGCGCGACCCCGACGAGCTCGAGGAGCTCGAGGACGAACTCGACGATGACCGCTTCCTCGAGCAGTACAG GAGGATGAGGCTTGCAGAGCTCAAGGAGGCAGCAAAAACTGCCAGATTCGGCACAGTACAGCCCATCACAGGCTCTGATTTTGTGCGTGAGGTTTCGCAGGCTCCACCGGATGTCTGGGTTGTGGTCTTCCTCTACAAGGATGC GATACCAGAATGTGGGCTGCTTGAGACTTGCCTGGAGGAACTGGCAACAAAATATGCAGAAACCAAGTTTGTTAAAATTATTTCCACGGACTGTATTCCCAACTACCCAGATAGGAATGTTCCTACAATACTGGTGTACAACAACAGTGCTGTCAAAGGGACTTATGTTGGTCTACAGAAATTCGGTGGAAAGAAATGCACACCTGAAT CTGTTGCATTGGCGCTTTGCCATTTAGACCCAGTACTGAATGATGGACAAGGTGGTGGCGATTCATCCCGTAACAATGTCATGGAAGGCGTTCGCAGGAAGTTCATAGAAAAGGTTGTCTCCCAGCTTGAAACACGAGAAGACGAAGATGATAGCGACTAA
- the LOC119362583 gene encoding phosducin-like protein 3 isoform X3: MADYHFVYKDVEGATTQWDDIQRKLGNLPEKPEPFKPPPFAPRVDADEQPKSKEWLDARDPDELEELEDELDDDRFLEQYRRMRLAELKEAAKTARFGTVQPITGSDFVREVSQAPPDVWVVVFLYKDAIPECGLLETCLEELATKYAETKFVKIISTDCIPNYPDRNVPTILVYNNSAVKGTYVGLQKFGGKKCTPELDAAGKAPRR; the protein is encoded by the exons ATGGCGGACTACCACTTCGTGTACAAGGACGTGGAGGGGGCGACCACGCAGTGGGACGACATCCAGCGCAAACTCGGGAACCTGCCCGAGAAGCCGGAGCCCTTCAAGCCGCCGCCCTTCGCCCCCAGGGTCGACGCCGACGAGCAGCCCAAGTCCAAGGAGTGGCTCGACGCGCGCGACCCCGACGAGCTCGAGGAGCTCGAGGACGAACTCGACGATGACCGCTTCCTCGAGCAGTACAG GAGGATGAGGCTTGCAGAGCTCAAGGAGGCAGCAAAAACTGCCAGATTCGGCACAGTACAGCCCATCACAGGCTCTGATTTTGTGCGTGAGGTTTCGCAGGCTCCACCGGATGTCTGGGTTGTGGTCTTCCTCTACAAGGATGC GATACCAGAATGTGGGCTGCTTGAGACTTGCCTGGAGGAACTGGCAACAAAATATGCAGAAACCAAGTTTGTTAAAATTATTTCCACGGACTGTATTCCCAACTACCCAGATAGGAATGTTCCTACAATACTGGTGTACAACAACAGTGCTGTCAAAGGGACTTATGTTGGTCTACAGAAATTCGGTGGAAAGAAATGCACACCTGAAT TGGACGCCGCTGGGAAGGCGCCAAGACGCTGA
- the LOC119362583 gene encoding phosducin-like protein 3 isoform X4, with protein MADYHFVYKDVEGATTQWDDIQRKLGNLPEKPEPFKPPPFAPRVDADEQPKSKEWLDARDPDELEELEDELDDDRFLEQYRRMRLAELKEAAKTARFGTVQPITGSDFVREVSQAPPDVWVVVFLYKDAIPECGLLETCLEELATKYAETKFVKIISTDCIPNYPDRNVPTILVYNNSAVKGTYVGLQKFGGKKCTPECMSTVDIWS; from the exons ATGGCGGACTACCACTTCGTGTACAAGGACGTGGAGGGGGCGACCACGCAGTGGGACGACATCCAGCGCAAACTCGGGAACCTGCCCGAGAAGCCGGAGCCCTTCAAGCCGCCGCCCTTCGCCCCCAGGGTCGACGCCGACGAGCAGCCCAAGTCCAAGGAGTGGCTCGACGCGCGCGACCCCGACGAGCTCGAGGAGCTCGAGGACGAACTCGACGATGACCGCTTCCTCGAGCAGTACAG GAGGATGAGGCTTGCAGAGCTCAAGGAGGCAGCAAAAACTGCCAGATTCGGCACAGTACAGCCCATCACAGGCTCTGATTTTGTGCGTGAGGTTTCGCAGGCTCCACCGGATGTCTGGGTTGTGGTCTTCCTCTACAAGGATGC GATACCAGAATGTGGGCTGCTTGAGACTTGCCTGGAGGAACTGGCAACAAAATATGCAGAAACCAAGTTTGTTAAAATTATTTCCACGGACTGTATTCCCAACTACCCAGATAGGAATGTTCCTACAATACTGGTGTACAACAACAGTGCTGTCAAAGGGACTTATGTTGGTCTACAGAAATTCGGTGGAAAGAAATGCACACCTGAAT GCATGTCTACGGTGGATATATGGTCCTGA
- the LOC119362583 gene encoding phosducin-like protein 3 isoform X2, translated as MADYHFVYKDVEGATTQWDDIQRKLGNLPEKPEPFKPPPFAPRVDADEQPKSKEWLDARDPDELEELEDELDDDRFLEQYRRMRLAELKEAAKTARFGTVQPITGSDFVREVSQAPPDVWVVVFLYKDAIPECGLLETCLEELATKYAETKFVKIISTDCIPNYPDRNVPTILVYNNSAVKGTYVGLQKFGGKKCTPESVDAAGKAPRR; from the exons ATGGCGGACTACCACTTCGTGTACAAGGACGTGGAGGGGGCGACCACGCAGTGGGACGACATCCAGCGCAAACTCGGGAACCTGCCCGAGAAGCCGGAGCCCTTCAAGCCGCCGCCCTTCGCCCCCAGGGTCGACGCCGACGAGCAGCCCAAGTCCAAGGAGTGGCTCGACGCGCGCGACCCCGACGAGCTCGAGGAGCTCGAGGACGAACTCGACGATGACCGCTTCCTCGAGCAGTACAG GAGGATGAGGCTTGCAGAGCTCAAGGAGGCAGCAAAAACTGCCAGATTCGGCACAGTACAGCCCATCACAGGCTCTGATTTTGTGCGTGAGGTTTCGCAGGCTCCACCGGATGTCTGGGTTGTGGTCTTCCTCTACAAGGATGC GATACCAGAATGTGGGCTGCTTGAGACTTGCCTGGAGGAACTGGCAACAAAATATGCAGAAACCAAGTTTGTTAAAATTATTTCCACGGACTGTATTCCCAACTACCCAGATAGGAATGTTCCTACAATACTGGTGTACAACAACAGTGCTGTCAAAGGGACTTATGTTGGTCTACAGAAATTCGGTGGAAAGAAATGCACACCTGAAT CAGTGGACGCCGCTGGGAAGGCGCCAAGACGCTGA